Proteins from one Gossypium raimondii isolate GPD5lz chromosome 8, ASM2569854v1, whole genome shotgun sequence genomic window:
- the LOC105791098 gene encoding zinc finger protein CONSTANS-LIKE 16, with the protein MITDKKAANVMGGKTARACDGCLQKRARWYCADDDAFLCQGCDTSVHSANQLASRHERVSLQTASSNFNASMHSTIDQDAPPAWHQGFTRKARTARQNKPMLGQQKGEGTVLALNPIDPFVPEVGSEEGSVDENEEQLLCRVPVFDPFSEELCNMVTSDCDEVATPNEDGNLVVDGYEHERTYELDDSLHGFLPSDLDLANFAADVESLLGVRLDEDSCDIKKIESLDCTDENGSELFHERKIMKVEEEEEVEGITACFCESAFEVTRASLNWTFDYDSLIITEEEEKEIPVAKTKRNKLLRLNYESVITAWASQGSRTTGTRPELNPDDFMGSYPKDEHHQNGGIGGINRPVRANNTDGEREARVSRYREKRRTRLFSKKIRYEVRKLNAEKRPRMKGRFVKRTSFVGLGTAFPYTN; encoded by the exons ATGATTACTGACAAGAAAGCAGCGAATGTCATGGGAGGCAAGACGGCTAGAGCCTGTGATGGTTGTTTGCAGAAGCGTGCACGTTGGTATTGTGCGGATGATGATGCCTTTCTTTGCCAAGGTTGTGACACATCAGTCCACTCTGCTAATCAGTTAGCCAGCAGACATGAAAGGGTTAGTCTTCAAACTGCATCCTCTAATTTCAATGCTTCGATGCACAGTACTATTGATCAAGATGCTCCACCGGCATGGCACCAAGGTTTCACTCGAAAGGCAAGAACAGCAAGGCAAAACAAGCCCATGTTGGGGCAACAAAAAGGTGAGGGGACCGTATTGGCTTTGAATCCTATTGATCCTTTTGTTCCTGAGGTTggtagtgaagaagggtcagtTGATGAAAACGAAGAGCAGCTGCTTTGCAGAGTCCCAGTATTCGACCCTTTTTCTGAAGAATTATGTAATATGGTAACAAGTGATTGTGATGAAGTTGCCACGCCAAATGAAGATGGGAATTTAGTTGTTGATGGTTATGAACATGAAAGAACATATGAGTTGGATGATAGTTTGCATGGCTTTTTACCGTCAGATTTGGATCTTGCCAATTTTGCAGCCGACGTTGAGAGCTTGCTAGGAGTTAGACTTGATGAAGATTCTTGTGatatcaaaaaaattgaatcgtTAGACTGCACAGATGAAAATGGAAGCGAGCTATTTCATGAACGCAAAATAATGAAAgttgaagaggaagaagaagtgGAAGGTATAACAGCTTGTTTCTGTGAATCTGCTTTTGAGGTGACAAGAGCATCCTTAAACTGGACTTTTGATTATGACTCACTCATTATTACTGAGGAGGAAGAGAAGGAGATTCCAGTGGCGAAGACGAAGAGGAACAAGTTGCTGAGGCTGAACTATGAGTCAGTGATCACTGCTTGGGCCAGCCAAGGCTCTCGGACAACAGGAACCCGACCAGAACTCAACCCGGATGACTTCATG GGTTCATATCCTAAAGATGAGCATCACCAGAATGGAGGCATAGGAGGAATAAACAGGCCGGTAAGAGCAAACAACACAGATGGAGAAAGGGAAGCAAGGGTATCAAGGTACAGAGAGAAGCGAAGGACAAGACTGTTTTCGAAGAAGATAAGGTATGAAGTGAGGAAGTTAAATGCGGAGAAAAGGCCTAGAATGAAAGGCAGGTTCGTTAAGAGGACCTCCTTTGTGGGACTGGGGACTGCTTTTCCTTATACCAACTAA